The Triplophysa rosa linkage group LG15, Trosa_1v2, whole genome shotgun sequence genome has a segment encoding these proteins:
- the hey2 gene encoding hairy/enhancer-of-split related with YRPW motif protein 2, which yields MKRPCEDTTSDSDMDETIDVGSENNYSGQSSGSFIRCGSPTTTSQVMARKKRRGIIEKRRRDRINSSLSELRRLVPTAFEKQGSAKLEKAEILQMTVDHLKMLQATGGKGYFDAHSLAMDFMSIGFRECLTEVARYLSSVEGLDSSDPLRARLVSHLSSCASQREVAAVTTSMAHHQQALHPQHWAAALHPIPAAFLQQSGLPSSDGPSGRLSEVPQRGAALLTSSFTHSDSTLRAPSTGSVAPCMPPLSTSLLSLSATVHAAAAAAAAHTFPMSFPGGFPLFSPSVTASSVASSAASPSVSTSTSSQQSSSSGSSKPYRPWGTEVGAF from the exons ATGAAGCGCCCGTGTGAGGACACCACGTCCGACAGCGACATGGATGAAACTATTGATGTGGGCAGCGAGAATAACTATTCTGG TCAAAGCAGCGGATCATTTATAAGATGTGGCTCACCTACCACAACTTCCCAAGTTATGGCCAGAAAGAAGCGGAGAGGG ATCATTGAGAAAAGACGAAGAGATCGAATAAATAGCAGTCTATCAGAGTTACGTCGCCTGGTCCCCACAGCATTCGAGAAACAG GGTTCGGCCAAATTAGAAAAAGCAGAAATATTGCAGATGACAGTGGATCATTTGAAGATGCTCCAGGCCACAGGAGGAAAAG GATATTTTGATGCCCATTCCCTAGCCATGGACTTCATGAGCATCGGCTTTAGGGAGTGTCTCACAGAGGTGGCCCGATATCTGAGCTCAGTTGAAGGTCTGGACTCTAGCGACCCCCTCCGCGCCCGCCTGGTTTCTCACCTCAGCAGTTGCGCCTCGCAGAGGGAAGTGGCTGCCGTGACCACTTCCATGGCGCATCACCAGCAGGCCCTCCACCCGCAACACTGGGCCGCAGCCTTGCATCCCATTCCCGCCGCTTTCCTGCAGCAGAGTGGACTACCGTCGTCGGACGGTCCCTCGGGCAGGCTCTCCGAGGTTCCTCAAAGAGGAGCGGCCCTTCTGACCTCCTCCTTTACCCACAGTGACTCCACTCTGAGAGCGCCTTCTACAGGTAGCGTCGCTCCTTGCATGCCGCCGCTGTCCACCTCCCTCCTTTCGTTATCGGCCACAGTCCACGCGGCGGCTGCCGCAGCCGCGGCGCACACCTTCCCTATGTCGTTTCCCGGAGGGTTTCCGCTCTTCAGCCCAAGCGTAACGGCATCTTCGGTGGCTTCTTCCGCCGCGAGCCCGTCCGTTTCCACATCCACCTCTTCGCAACAGAGTAGCAGCAGTGGAAGCAGTAAACCGTACCGGCCTTGGGGAACTGAAGTGGGAGCTTTTTAA